GATTTTCCGTCGCCGCATGCAGCAGGCGATCGCACTGGTGTGGAAGGCGCAGGGCTGGCATCCGCAGGATGCGGGCTTTGACACCGAGGCAGACAAAGCACTGAGCCGTAAACCGGTGCCAGACGTCCAGATGGAGTGGGATGAAGCGACCTGCGGCCAGATGGTTTGGCTGTTTAACGAAACCCAGGTGAACTTTGCCGGTCGCGCCGAAGCGTTTTTTGCCAGCATGGCGCGCCCCGATCGCCCGCGCGATGCCGACGAACCGGCGGGCAAGAGCCTGCGCATCGCGTCGATTGATATCGGCGGTGGCACCACCGATCTGGCCATCACGCAATACACGCTGGATGATGGCCAGGGCAACAACGTCAAAATCAACCCGCGCCTGCTGTTCCGTGAAGGCTTTAAGGTGGCGGGCGACGATATCCTGCTCGATATTATTCAGCTTTATGTGCTGCCCGCGATGACCAGCGCGCTGCGCAAAGCGGGCGTCGCCTCACCGGATGCGGTGATGAGTAAACTGTTTGGTCACGACCGCGTTGATGCGCACGCCACGCTGCGTCAGCAGGTGACGCTGCAGCTGTTTATTCCACTGGCTGAGGCGGTGCTGGAGCAGTATGAGCGCTTTGATCCGCTCGACAGCCGCGCCGAAATAGATGCGCTGTTTGGCGAGTTGCTGAGCCAGCCACCGACGGCGGCGGTGCTCGATTTTGTTAACGGTGAGATTCAGCGCGTCAGCGACAAGCCGTTTAACGTGCTGCAACTGCCGCTGGTGGTCAGCCTGGCCCAGCTGCACAACGAATTTCTCCAGCATCGCATGGCGATTATTCCGGCGCTGCGCTCGATGGCGGAAGTGGTGTCGCTCTACGGCTGTGACGTGCTGCTGCTGACCGGACGCCCTTCGCGTTTTCCTGGCGTGCAGGCGTTGTTCCGTCATTTGCAGCCGCTGCCGGGTAACCGCATTCTGTCGCTGGAGGGCTACCACACCAGCGACTGGTATCCCTTTAATAAAGATGGCCGCATCGACAATCCTAAATCCACGGCGGCGGTGGGCGCGATGCTCTGCCTGCTGGCGCTGGATTTGCGCCTGGCGAGCTTCTATTTTCGCGCCGGGGATTTTCAGCCTTACTCAACCATTCGCTATCTCGGCCTGCTGGATGAAAACCAGGTGCTTAGCGAAGAGAACGTCTGCTACAGCGAGATCGACTTTGATGACGCCAGCTATGCGCTGGATCGTAAAGCGAGCCTGCAGATCCGCGGCAACGTCTGCCTTGGCTTCCGCCAGCTGGATAACGATCGCTGGCCCGCTTCGCCGCTCTACAGCCTGAGCATCACCGACACGGCGCTGGCGCGCAAAGTTGCCGGCGAGAACCTGCTGCGTGTTAAGCTTGCCATCGCGGCCGGGGAACAAGGCCATGAGACGCTGGAGATCAGCGAAGCCCGGCTGGATGATGGCACGCGCGTGCCGTTACACCAACTCAGCCTCAAACTGAACACGTTATCTGGCAGCGGCAATGCCAATGCGCAGTACTGGATCGACAGCGGGAGCGTATATAAGCGATGAAAGTGGTAACGCCGAAACAACAGACCACCCAATTGACCAAACAGTTAACCGCCCTGAATAACGGCATCGCCGCCGCGCTGGAGTGGATTGAGCAGACGCGCGATCGCACACCGCGTCTCGATTTAGAAGCGGATGGCCTGGCGCTGCGCCTGCGCCGTCATCGCCGTCAGCTGCACGGCATGGCTAACAGCCTGGCGCGCGACAACAGCCTGGCGCTGTATGGTCATTCACAGCCGGGCAAAGCCTGGTTGCTGAAAGAGATGGTGGCCGATGCGCAGGGCCATCTGGTGACCACCCTTGGCGGTAAGCAGCTGGAGTGGTTCAGCCACATTAATCCGGGCCATCAGGATTATGGTGTGGTCACGCGTTTCAGCCATACCGCTGAGGTAAAGTCCGCCGCCTGGCCGGTGACCATTAGCCTGTTTAACGAAGGCGAAGTGACCCGCATGATGCTGGCCGCCTGGCGGCAACAGCCAGGCACGCCGCCCACCAGCCAGGCGATCGATAATGCCCTGAGTCAGTTGCAACGTCACCGGCAGAGCGAGCCGGTAGCCGGTCTCGACAGCGATGAGCTGGTGGCACTCTGGCAATGGAGCGCGCGTCACGATGCGCAGCACAACGCGCTGTTTGATCGTCACTTCTGGCCGCAGGCGCTGGAGCTGGCGCCATGGCTGTCGGTGGATGACCGTGCACGCCTGTTCGCCCTGCTGTGGGCAGAAGATGACACCCTGACCGAAGCCTGGCGCCAGCTGGTGCATCAGCTGCATCAATGGAAGCTGGCCACCCGCGTGATGGCGCCGCTGTCGCTGCTGGTGGATGAGTCGCAGCTACCGGCCGAACTGTTGATCAATCCGCAGGCGGCCGATGGTTTTGGCCAGTCGCAGGATCGCCAGCTGGAAATTTGCCCAATGAACGGCAACCGCATGGGAAAACCGCAGCCGGTGGCGCTGGCTACCCTGCTGCTGCTCAGCCGTGAATTGCTGATCCCGCTTGATACGCCGCCGCGTCAGGCGATTTTCGATCAGGCAGATATGCTGGATATTCCCGCCTGGGGCGAGCCGGAAGATGAAGATACCCGATTTGAACGCCGTCGCAGCCAGCAGCGCAATCCGCTGGCCGCACGCTTAATGGCCGCGCGCCGTGCGCTATTTCTCAGCAGCTACGCCGAGCGCCGCGCTATCGATCTGATTCTGGTGTGCAACGCCGCCAGTGAGCGCGCCGATGCGGCGACGGCAGGCAAACTGCTCGGCGACTGGGCCAGCCAGCAGCCCGCGGCGGAAAAACCGCGTCTGCTCTGGTCGATTACCCGTCACGATGCGCGCCATCGTCAGCAGCACAGCGTCGATGAAGCCGTGCAGCGTCGCGTGGGTCAGCCCGGCAGCGACTGGGGAACCATGCTGGTGGAGGATCGCGCCGGCGTCGATCGTATGGCGAGCTGGCTGGAAGCGGAAATCCGCCCGGAAACCAGCCGTCAGCAGCTGGCCGAACAGCTTACCGCGCTGCAGCAGGAGATCGCCGAAACCCTGTTTGCCAACTGGTTGCAGGCCGATGCCACGCCACAACAGGCAGAGCAGAAACAGCAAATTGCCAATCGCCTGCTGAAGGCCCTGCAGCACCGTACCGGATTACATGGCGAGCTGCTGGAGCGTCTGCAACCGTCGCGTGAAGCGCTGCGTCAGCTCTGGCTCCAACCCGAACGTCAGCATGTTGCCGCCGCCGCAGGCCCGCAGCAGCAGCACTTTGGTATTGGCTTTGAATTTGATCTGTTCAACGATGCGCCGGTGACCACGCCGTCGCAACCGGGCCGCGATGCCGCCGACGATGAGAGCCAGTTCGCCCGTCAGGTACAGCGTTTCTGGTTGCAGCATCTGCGGGCACTGCCTGACAGCAGCAGCCTGCTGAGCCTGCTGGATGTGGATAAAACCACGCTGACCCAATTGATTGAA
The sequence above is drawn from the Duffyella gerundensis genome and encodes:
- a CDS encoding virulence factor SrfB, with protein sequence MLATITDNLHKIALIEESGIQFLDFALRVSDSSQTRKFVRQTANGPLLVLQQVENSDKCLLMPQNGGTAEVVKAESSVVLADSLALLDSLWLPLPILRCTAPRNFIGGPENWARVQILALPQPDAEGNTHRICLAFDTRLLGDGDEQLGLCASDAQNGVNFALAWNNYELGEFLDLPWVDGWLREVFSQQVSALQQRREADINSALREFEYQAHYLNLLALLGSQLGLSDIHIHAATLQEPVVNVDLILDVGNSHTCGVLVEDHADESNGLKQTYELQLRDLSRPHYVYNEMFDSRVEFAEARFGKTHFSVQSGREEAFVWPALTRAGREASRLALQRTGTEGATGLSSPRRYLWDEEPWLAGWRFNQDQEPMAAASPLMTLLNDEGEPLYALPADERLPVFSAQYSRSALMTFMLSELLAQALMQMNSAAQRQKMPHVTAPRQLRHIILTLPSAMPKPEREIFRRRMQQAIALVWKAQGWHPQDAGFDTEADKALSRKPVPDVQMEWDEATCGQMVWLFNETQVNFAGRAEAFFASMARPDRPRDADEPAGKSLRIASIDIGGGTTDLAITQYTLDDGQGNNVKINPRLLFREGFKVAGDDILLDIIQLYVLPAMTSALRKAGVASPDAVMSKLFGHDRVDAHATLRQQVTLQLFIPLAEAVLEQYERFDPLDSRAEIDALFGELLSQPPTAAVLDFVNGEIQRVSDKPFNVLQLPLVVSLAQLHNEFLQHRMAIIPALRSMAEVVSLYGCDVLLLTGRPSRFPGVQALFRHLQPLPGNRILSLEGYHTSDWYPFNKDGRIDNPKSTAAVGAMLCLLALDLRLASFYFRAGDFQPYSTIRYLGLLDENQVLSEENVCYSEIDFDDASYALDRKASLQIRGNVCLGFRQLDNDRWPASPLYSLSITDTALARKVAGENLLRVKLAIAAGEQGHETLEISEARLDDGTRVPLHQLSLKLNTLSGSGNANAQYWIDSGSVYKR
- a CDS encoding virulence factor SrfC family protein yields the protein MKVVTPKQQTTQLTKQLTALNNGIAAALEWIEQTRDRTPRLDLEADGLALRLRRHRRQLHGMANSLARDNSLALYGHSQPGKAWLLKEMVADAQGHLVTTLGGKQLEWFSHINPGHQDYGVVTRFSHTAEVKSAAWPVTISLFNEGEVTRMMLAAWRQQPGTPPTSQAIDNALSQLQRHRQSEPVAGLDSDELVALWQWSARHDAQHNALFDRHFWPQALELAPWLSVDDRARLFALLWAEDDTLTEAWRQLVHQLHQWKLATRVMAPLSLLVDESQLPAELLINPQAADGFGQSQDRQLEICPMNGNRMGKPQPVALATLLLLSRELLIPLDTPPRQAIFDQADMLDIPAWGEPEDEDTRFERRRSQQRNPLAARLMAARRALFLSSYAERRAIDLILVCNAASERADAATAGKLLGDWASQQPAAEKPRLLWSITRHDARHRQQHSVDEAVQRRVGQPGSDWGTMLVEDRAGVDRMASWLEAEIRPETSRQQLAEQLTALQQEIAETLFANWLQADATPQQAEQKQQIANRLLKALQHRTGLHGELLERLQPSREALRQLWLQPERQHVAAAAGPQQQHFGIGFEFDLFNDAPVTTPSQPGRDAADDESQFARQVQRFWLQHLRALPDSSSLLSLLDVDKTTLTQLIEELIDASFRLDIAGALQRALSEHELPGGNREAKADRQVSRALTVLGDFVAWLGFSQLPEAQRPASRVNPGQPIFARPPGPSVTFGQASRLTKLSATPANNTAFYIYDWLVGLDRLIVDNNGYASGRELDAAARNALADIVRQCAPVKRF